DNA from Amorphoplanes friuliensis DSM 7358:
AGGAATGGGCGTACCCCGTGCGGTTCTGGACCGGCGTGGACGGAGTCGATCCCGCCCGTCTGCCCACTGGTAAGTGATGGAAGGCTACCGCGAACCAGGCGCGGCTGACTCTCATGCCGCCGACCGCGCTCCAGGTCCTGCGGGCCAGCGGCAGCCGCGGTTTCACGGCGTCAAAGGCAGTATGACCAAGTGTCCACGCTGATTTTTCTCGATGTTGACGGGCCGTTGATTCCGTTCGGGCCACGCCCCGACGGCCATCGTGGGCCGCCACCGCATGCCACCGCCGACCATCCGCTGCTGCACCGGCTGAACCCCGCCGACGGTCCGCGCCTGCTGGCGCTGGGCGCTGAACTCGTCTGGGCGACCACCTGGATGCGTGAGGCGAACGAGATCATCGCCCCGTTGCTCGGCCTGCCCCAGCTACCGGTGGCGGACTGGCCCGACGACGAACCTCCGGCCGGCCTGCACTGGAAGACCGCCGGTCTGGTCGCCTGGGCTGCCGGACGTTCG
Protein-coding regions in this window:
- a CDS encoding HAD domain-containing protein; the encoded protein is MIFLDVDGPLIPFGPRPDGHRGPPPHATADHPLLHRLNPADGPRLLALGAELVWATTWMREANEIIAPLLGLPQLPVADWPDDEPPAGLHWKTAGLVAWAAGRSFTWIDDEITDTDRRWVAAHHPGPALLHRVDPRAGLTDADFTVLRAGARLGP